In Astyanax mexicanus isolate ESR-SI-001 chromosome 17, AstMex3_surface, whole genome shotgun sequence, a single window of DNA contains:
- the c17h5orf24 gene encoding UPF0461 protein C5orf24 homolog, translating into MMRQVASTSTEYCLTGRPSCLAEDGRIPASHFDLCSAHANKFYPSSPPPGALQMPLTHLSLPSQAPKPAPCHRQPAPGPPRPTARTPKVGEKPEDAKKKKASGRSGKRGRPVGTTKLAGYRTSTGRPLGTTKAAGFKTSPGRPLGTTRAAGYKVSPGRPPGSIKALSRLNKLAYGSSSGAAFPYSTAHRPAACDTAGKQQDSSPTPKMALISSVPQFLVSGFPLARSQKASPSTSMPSSEACSQSDVCPSERQPNSAVAVPLHASGPPYSSV; encoded by the exons ATGATGCGCCAGGTTGCGAGTACCAGTACTGAATACTGCCTGACCGGCAGGCCCTCCTGCTTGGCCGAGGATGGTCGTATCCCGGCTAGTCACTTTGATCTGTGCTCGGCCCACGCCAACAAGTTTTACCCGTCCTCACCTCCTCCAGGAGCCCTGCAGATGCCCCTGACTCACCTCTCTCTGCCATCTCAAGCTCCCAAACCCGCTCCCTGCCACAGGCAGCCTGCCCCGGGCCCACCACGGCCCACTGCTCGAACCCCAAAAGTGGGAGAGAAACCTGAGGATGCCAAGAAGAAGAAGGCTTCGGGCCGTTCAGGGAAACGGGGTCGACCAGTCGGGACCACAAAGTTAGCCGGGTACAGAACAAGCACCGGACGGCCTCTGGGCACCACTAAAGCAGCGGGGTTCAAAACCAGCCCTGGGAGACCACTCGGGACCACCAGAGCGGCGGGGTATAAGGTCAGCCCTGGACGCCCCCCCGGCAGCATAAAGGCCCTCTCTCGCCTCAACAAGCTGGCGTATGGGTCGAGCAGCGGAGCGGCTTTCCCCTACAGCACTGCCCACAGACCAGCAGCCTGCGACACAGCCGGCAAACAGCAGGACAGCAGCCC AACACCAAAAATGGCTCTGATTTCCTCAGTTCCTCAGTTTCTGGTCAGCGGATTTCCCTTGGCAAGGAGTCAGAAGGCATCCCCTTCGACTTCCATGCCGTCGTCCGAGGCCTGCTCTCAGTCGGACGTCTGTCCAAGTGAAAGACAGCCCAACAGTGCGGTGGCTGTACCACTGCACGCCTCCGGCCCCCCATACTCATCCGTCTGA